One genomic segment of Fusobacterium nucleatum includes these proteins:
- the gatB gene encoding Asp-tRNA(Asn)/Glu-tRNA(Gln) amidotransferase subunit GatB, with product MIKEWESVIGLEVHLQLKTGTKVWCGCKSDYDESGINSHTCPICLGHPGALPKLNKKVVDYAVKAALALNCQINNESGFDRKNYFYPDAPKNYQITQFEKSYAEKGYLEFKLNSGRQVKIGITKVQIEEDTAKAVHGKNESYLNFNRASIPLIEIISEPDMRNSEEAYEYLNTLKNIIKYTKVSDVSMETGSLRCDANISVMEKGSKVFGTRVEVKNLNSFKAVARAIDYEIGRQIELIQNDGKVDQETRLWDEENQITRVMRSKEEAMDYRYFNEPDLLKLVISDEEIEEIKKDMPETRLAKIERFKNDYSLDEKDAFILTEEVELSDYFEEVVKCSNNAKLSSNWILTEVLRVLKHKNIDIEKFTISSKNLAKIIKLIDKNIISSKIAKKVFEIALDDIRDPEIIVKEKGLVQLSDTSEIEKMVDEVLANNQKMVDDYKSADEGRKPRVLKGIVGQVMKISKGKANPEIVNGLIMEKLK from the coding sequence ATGATAAAAGAATGGGAGTCAGTAATAGGACTGGAAGTTCACTTACAATTAAAAACAGGTACTAAGGTGTGGTGTGGATGTAAATCTGACTATGATGAAAGTGGTATAAATTCACATACTTGCCCAATTTGTTTAGGACATCCTGGAGCTCTTCCAAAATTAAATAAAAAAGTTGTAGATTATGCAGTTAAAGCAGCTCTTGCTCTTAATTGTCAAATAAATAATGAAAGTGGTTTTGATAGAAAAAACTATTTCTATCCAGATGCACCTAAAAATTATCAAATTACACAATTTGAAAAATCTTATGCTGAAAAGGGATATTTAGAGTTTAAGTTAAATTCTGGTAGACAAGTTAAAATTGGTATAACAAAAGTTCAAATTGAAGAAGATACTGCTAAGGCTGTTCACGGAAAAAATGAATCATATTTGAATTTTAACAGAGCCTCTATCCCATTGATAGAAATTATTTCTGAACCTGATATGAGAAATTCTGAAGAAGCTTATGAGTACTTAAATACTTTAAAAAATATAATAAAATATACAAAAGTTAGTGATGTGTCTATGGAAACTGGGTCACTTAGATGCGATGCTAATATTTCTGTTATGGAAAAAGGTTCTAAAGTTTTTGGAACAAGAGTTGAAGTTAAAAACCTAAATTCATTTAAAGCTGTTGCAAGAGCAATAGACTATGAAATTGGAAGACAAATAGAACTTATACAAAATGATGGAAAAGTAGATCAAGAAACTAGACTTTGGGATGAAGAAAATCAAATAACAAGAGTTATGAGATCTAAAGAAGAAGCTATGGATTATAGATACTTTAATGAGCCTGATTTACTGAAACTTGTTATAAGTGATGAAGAAATTGAAGAAATAAAAAAAGATATGCCTGAAACTAGACTTGCAAAGATTGAAAGATTTAAAAATGATTACTCATTAGATGAAAAGGATGCTTTCATTTTAACAGAAGAAGTTGAGCTTTCAGATTATTTTGAAGAAGTTGTAAAATGTTCAAATAATGCTAAATTAAGTTCTAACTGGATTTTAACAGAAGTTTTAAGAGTCTTAAAGCATAAGAATATTGATATAGAAAAGTTTACCATAAGTAGTAAAAATCTTGCTAAAATAATAAAATTAATAGATAAAAATATTATTTCTTCAAAAATAGCGAAAAAAGTTTTTGAAATAGCTCTTGATGATATAAGAGATCCTGAAATTATTGTAAAAGAAAAAGGGCTTGTTCAACTGTCTGATACAAGTGAAATAGAAAAAATGGTTGATGAAGTTTTGGCTAACAATCAAAAAATGGTTGATGACTACAAATCAGCTGATGAAGGTAGAAAACCAAGAGTTCTAAAAGGAATAGTAGGACAAGTTATGAAAATTTCTAAGGGAAAAGCAAATCCTGAAATTGTAAATGGTCTAATTATGGAGAAATTAAAATAA
- the pip gene encoding prolyl aminopeptidase, translating to MNNYDFYPPIEPFKSYLLPVSDVHSLYVEECGNPNGEPIIFLHGGPGAGCGKKARRFFDPEYYHIILFDQRGCGRSIPFLELKENHIFYSVEDMEKIRLHIGIDKWTIFAGSYGSTLGLTYAIHYPEKVKRMVLQGIFLANEDDVKWYFQKGISEIYPAEFKIFKDFIPIDEQNNLLEAYYKRFFSDDIKLRNEAIKIWSRFELRTMESEFTWLSEEEVQDYEISLALIEAHYFYNKMFWNDSEYILNRIEKIKDIPIQIAHGRFDLNTRVISAYKLSEKLNNCELVIVEGVGHSPFTEKMSKVLIKFLEDIKEIDNGK from the coding sequence ATGAACAATTATGATTTTTATCCACCAATAGAACCTTTTAAATCATATCTGTTACCAGTAAGTGATGTTCATAGTCTTTATGTAGAAGAATGTGGAAATCCAAATGGAGAGCCTATAATTTTTTTACATGGAGGGCCAGGAGCAGGTTGTGGAAAAAAAGCTAGAAGATTTTTTGACCCAGAGTATTATCATATAATTTTATTTGATCAAAGAGGTTGTGGAAGAAGTATACCTTTTCTTGAACTTAAAGAGAATCATATTTTTTATTCTGTTGAAGATATGGAAAAAATAAGATTGCATATAGGTATTGATAAGTGGACTATATTTGCTGGAAGTTATGGTTCAACTTTAGGTTTAACTTATGCTATACATTATCCTGAAAAAGTAAAAAGAATGGTTTTACAAGGAATATTTTTAGCTAATGAAGATGATGTTAAATGGTATTTCCAAAAAGGAATTTCTGAAATTTATCCAGCTGAGTTCAAAATCTTTAAGGATTTTATTCCAATAGATGAGCAAAATAATTTACTAGAAGCTTATTATAAAAGATTTTTCTCTGATGATATAAAACTTAGAAATGAAGCAATAAAAATTTGGAGTCGCTTTGAATTAAGAACTATGGAATCTGAATTTACTTGGCTTTCAGAAGAAGAAGTCCAAGATTATGAAATTTCATTAGCTCTTATAGAAGCTCATTATTTTTACAATAAAATGTTTTGGAATGATAGTGAGTACATATTAAATAGAATTGAAAAAATAAAAGATATCCCAATTCAGATAGCTCATGGTAGATTTGATTTAAATACAAGAGTTATTTCTGCATATAAATTATCAGAAAAACTAAATAATTGTGAGCTTGTAATAGTTGAAGGAGTTGGACATTCTCCTTTTACAGAAAAAATGAGTAAAGTTCTTATAAAATTTTTAGAAGATATAAAGGAAATAGATAATGGAAAATAA
- a CDS encoding asparaginase, giving the protein MENKVLIINTGGTIGMVGKPLRPAYNWSEITKGYSMLEKFPTDYYQFEKLIDSSDVTTDFWINLVEVIEKNYDKYLGFVILHGTDTMAYTGSMLSFLLKNLAKPVVLTGAQAPMVNPRSDGLQNLINSIYIAGHKLFDIPLIPEVCICFRDSLLRANRSKKTDSNNYYGFSSPNYNPLAEIATEIKVISDRILKIPNEKFYVEKNIDANVLLLELFPGLNSKYISDFIESNKNIKALILKTYGSGNTPTSEDFIETLKSISKKGIPILDITQCISGSVKMPLYESTDKLSKLGIINGSDITSEAGLTKMMYLLGKNLSLQEIKNAFTSSICGEQTV; this is encoded by the coding sequence ATGGAAAATAAAGTTCTTATAATAAATACTGGGGGAACTATTGGAATGGTTGGAAAGCCTTTAAGGCCTGCTTATAATTGGTCTGAAATCACTAAGGGATATTCAATGTTAGAAAAATTTCCAACAGATTATTATCAATTTGAAAAATTAATAGATTCATCAGATGTTACAACAGATTTTTGGATAAATTTAGTAGAAGTCATAGAAAAGAATTATGATAAATATTTAGGTTTTGTTATTCTACACGGTACTGATACTATGGCTTATACAGGTTCTATGTTGTCATTTTTATTAAAAAATTTAGCTAAACCTGTTGTTTTAACAGGAGCTCAAGCTCCAATGGTAAATCCAAGAAGTGATGGATTACAAAACTTAATAAACTCTATCTATATTGCAGGACATAAATTGTTTGATATTCCTCTAATTCCAGAAGTATGTATATGTTTTAGAGATAGTTTATTAAGAGCTAATAGAAGTAAAAAAACAGATAGTAATAATTATTATGGTTTTTCTTCACCAAACTATAATCCATTAGCTGAAATAGCAACTGAAATAAAAGTTATATCAGATAGGATATTAAAAATACCAAATGAAAAATTTTATGTTGAAAAAAATATAGATGCTAATGTATTATTGTTAGAATTATTTCCTGGACTTAATTCAAAGTATATATCTGACTTTATTGAAAGTAATAAAAATATAAAGGCTTTGATATTAAAAACTTATGGAAGTGGTAATACTCCAACAAGTGAGGATTTTATAGAAACTTTAAAATCTATATCTAAAAAAGGGATTCCAATTTTAGATATTACACAATGTATTTCAGGAAGTGTAAAAATGCCTCTTTATGAGTCTACTGATAAACTTTCAAAATTAGGTATTATAAATGGAAGTGATATAACTTCTGAAGCAGGACTAACTAAAATGATGTATTTACTTGGAAAAAATTTAAGTTTACAAGAGATAAAAAATGCTTTCACAAGTTCAATTTGTGGAGAGCAGACTGTATAA
- a CDS encoding murein L,D-transpeptidase catalytic domain family protein: MKKVLIFFSMLLLASNNFAEENFMTENVTENIQQAVEQKPQKIIVDVKSVYDSLNIKNKIDYSIFQKAYLGYVQISNKNPGVLIIIDYTKPSNEERFYVLDLNNKKLVYSTRVAHSKNSGLEIPLEFSDDPNSYQSSLGFFVTLGEYNGAYGYSLRLKGLEENINANAEDRAIVIHGGDIVEDEYIKKFGFAGRSLGCPVLPHSITREIIDFIKHGRVLFIYGNDEEYVDDSLYLSKLAAVFEGIPKNIVEIEKPIEVQKTLPTPTVTTVVSTPDTAVITTENKKENINRETVIAEANITKIFEIIKQEYKYTNNVDNSKVAYSKLLKDVIQEKLNKTTENKKLNDENINSQEKAVGQTATTDNTSETKKEDETVVIQQNENIQEDKKEERKYPEEVIKKSLGLENKLK; the protein is encoded by the coding sequence TTGAAAAAAGTATTAATATTTTTCTCTATGTTATTGCTAGCTAGTAATAATTTTGCAGAAGAAAATTTTATGACAGAAAATGTAACTGAAAATATTCAACAAGCTGTGGAACAAAAGCCGCAAAAAATAATTGTAGATGTGAAATCAGTATATGATTCTTTAAATATAAAAAATAAAATAGATTATTCTATTTTTCAAAAAGCATATTTAGGTTATGTACAAATTTCAAATAAAAATCCTGGTGTTTTAATAATAATAGATTACACAAAACCTTCAAATGAAGAAAGATTTTATGTATTAGATTTGAATAATAAAAAACTTGTTTATTCAACACGGGTTGCACATTCTAAAAACTCAGGATTAGAAATTCCTTTAGAATTTTCAGATGATCCCAACTCTTATCAAAGTTCATTAGGTTTCTTTGTTACATTAGGAGAATATAATGGTGCTTATGGATATTCTTTAAGACTAAAAGGTCTTGAAGAAAATATAAATGCCAATGCTGAAGATAGAGCAATTGTTATTCATGGTGGAGATATAGTTGAAGATGAGTATATTAAAAAATTTGGTTTTGCAGGAAGAAGTTTAGGCTGCCCTGTACTACCTCATTCTATAACAAGAGAAATTATAGACTTTATCAAACATGGAAGAGTTCTATTTATTTATGGCAATGATGAAGAATATGTAGATGATAGCCTATATCTAAGTAAATTAGCAGCTGTATTTGAAGGAATTCCTAAAAATATTGTTGAGATTGAAAAACCAATTGAAGTTCAAAAAACTTTACCAACTCCAACAGTTACAACTGTGGTTTCAACTCCTGATACAGCCGTTATTACAACAGAGAATAAAAAAGAAAATATTAATCGTGAAACTGTAATTGCTGAAGCTAATATTACTAAAATTTTTGAAATTATAAAACAGGAATATAAATATACAAATAATGTAGATAATAGCAAAGTAGCTTATAGTAAATTATTAAAAGATGTAATTCAAGAAAAACTTAATAAAACTACTGAAAATAAAAAACTAAATGATGAAAACATAAATAGTCAAGAAAAAGCAGTTGGGCAAACTGCTACAACAGATAATACTTCTGAAACAAAGAAAGAAGATGAAACAGTAGTAATTCAACAAAATGAAAATATACAAGAAGATAAAAAAGAAGAAAGAAAGTATCCAGAGGAAGTTATTAAAAAAAGTTTAGGACTTGAAAATAAACTAAAATAA
- a CDS encoding DUF1576 domain-containing protein encodes MDKITQRMKQIEILTVALSMLILIFFINYVISEHENIFIGMYKIITSPAVLVTDFIQVGGIGAAFLNAILIFSFNFFLIKSFKVKITGITIAAFFTVFGFSFFGKNILNILPFYLGGILYSIYTSTDFSEHIVPVAFSSALAPFVSSVAFYGDISYETSYINAILIGVLIGFIVVPLARSLYDFHEGYDLYNLGFTAGILGSVIIAVLKLYHFEITPQFLLSTEYDTPLKILCSAAFISLIIIGFYINDNSFSGYFSLIKDNGYKSDFTQKYGYGLTFINMGIMGFVSIGFVTITGQAFNGPVLAALFTVVGFSANGKTVFNTLPILIGVLLASLGSKGSIFTLAVSGLFGTALAPISGVFGPIAGIIAGWLHLAVVQNVGLVHGGLNLYNNGFSAGIVAGFLLPIFNMITDNNNQRKMNIQRKHMNFLKSVQANIKKRVHKKENEEKK; translated from the coding sequence ATGGATAAGATTACCCAGAGAATGAAACAGATAGAAATTTTAACTGTTGCTTTATCTATGTTAATTTTAATATTTTTCATTAACTATGTTATTAGTGAGCATGAAAATATATTTATAGGAATGTATAAAATAATTACTTCTCCTGCTGTTTTAGTTACTGATTTTATACAAGTAGGTGGAATAGGAGCAGCTTTTCTTAATGCTATTTTAATTTTTTCTTTTAATTTTTTCTTAATAAAATCATTTAAAGTAAAAATCACTGGAATAACTATTGCTGCCTTTTTTACGGTTTTTGGCTTTTCATTTTTTGGAAAAAATATTTTAAATATTTTACCTTTTTATTTAGGAGGCATCTTATATAGCATATATACTTCAACAGATTTTTCCGAACATATTGTGCCTGTTGCTTTTTCAAGTGCCTTAGCTCCTTTTGTAAGTAGTGTTGCTTTTTATGGAGATATATCTTATGAAACATCATATATAAATGCAATTTTAATTGGTGTTTTAATTGGATTTATAGTAGTTCCTTTAGCAAGAAGCCTTTATGATTTTCATGAAGGCTATGACTTATATAATTTGGGTTTTACAGCAGGTATACTTGGTTCAGTTATTATTGCAGTTTTAAAATTATATCACTTTGAAATCACACCACAATTTTTATTATCAACAGAATATGATACACCTTTGAAAATTTTATGTTCAGCTGCTTTTATATCTTTAATAATTATTGGTTTTTATATAAATGATAACTCATTTTCAGGATATTTTTCTTTAATAAAAGATAATGGATATAAATCTGATTTTACACAAAAATATGGATATGGATTGACATTTATAAATATGGGAATAATGGGATTTGTAAGTATAGGTTTTGTTACAATAACAGGTCAAGCTTTTAATGGTCCTGTTTTAGCTGCACTTTTTACTGTTGTAGGCTTTTCTGCAAATGGAAAAACAGTTTTTAACACTCTTCCAATATTAATTGGTGTTTTACTTGCAAGTTTAGGAAGTAAAGGAAGTATTTTTACCTTGGCTGTATCTGGATTATTTGGCACTGCTCTTGCACCAATATCTGGCGTTTTTGGTCCTATTGCTGGAATTATAGCTGGTTGGTTACATCTAGCAGTTGTACAAAATGTAGGTTTGGTTCATGGTGGACTTAATTTGTATAACAATGGATTTTCAGCAGGAATTGTGGCTGGATTCTTACTACCTATATTTAATATGATAACTGATAATAACAATCAAAGAAAAATGAATATTCAAAGAAAACACATGAATTTTTTAAAAAGTGTACAAGCAAATATAAAAAAAAGAGTACATAAAAAAGAAAATGAGGAGAAAAAATGA
- a CDS encoding NUDIX hydrolase, whose translation MKLLDTPNLKFLKVGVDTDPLNNHNLEYLEKQNAIAALILNHSGDKVLFVNQYRAGVHNYIYEVPAGLIENDEEPIVALEREVREETGYKREDYDILYDSNTGFLVSPGYTTEKIYIYIIKLKSDDIVPLELDLDEAENLYTRWIDIRDAGKLTLDMKTIFSLHIYANLIK comes from the coding sequence ATGAAATTATTAGACACACCTAATTTGAAATTTTTAAAGGTTGGAGTTGATACTGATCCTTTAAATAACCATAATTTAGAGTATTTAGAGAAGCAAAATGCTATAGCTGCTTTAATTTTAAATCATTCAGGAGATAAAGTTTTATTTGTAAATCAATACAGAGCTGGTGTTCATAATTATATTTATGAAGTTCCTGCTGGACTTATTGAAAATGATGAAGAACCTATTGTTGCACTTGAAAGAGAAGTTAGAGAAGAAACAGGATATAAGAGAGAAGATTATGATATTTTATATGATAGTAATACGGGCTTTTTAGTTTCTCCCGGCTATACAACAGAAAAAATCTATATTTATATTATAAAATTAAAATCAGATGATATTGTTCCTTTGGAATTAGATTTAGATGAAGCAGAAAATCTTTACACAAGATGGATAGATATCAGAGATGCTGGAAAATTAACTCTTGATATGAAAACTATATTTTCTTTACATATATATGCAAATTTAATAAAATAA
- the ybeY gene encoding rRNA maturation RNase YbeY, with protein MELIVDFSSDLTNEKYNKFIDTLYENNHLENYIKKVLDLEKIESDRPLYLSLLLTDNENIQVINREYRDKDAPTDVISFAYHETEDFNIGPYDTLGDIIISLERVEEQASEYNHSFEREFYYVLTHGILHILGYDHIEKEDKKIMREREEAILFSFGYTRDYK; from the coding sequence ATGGAGTTAATTGTTGATTTTAGTTCAGATTTGACAAATGAAAAATATAATAAGTTTATAGATACACTTTATGAAAATAATCATCTTGAAAACTATATAAAAAAAGTTCTAGATTTAGAAAAAATTGAATCTGATAGACCTCTTTATCTCTCACTTTTACTAACTGATAATGAAAATATTCAAGTTATTAATCGTGAATATAGGGATAAAGATGCACCTACTGATGTTATTTCTTTTGCATATCATGAAACAGAAGATTTTAATATTGGACCTTATGATACTTTGGGAGATATTATTATTTCCTTAGAAAGAGTTGAAGAGCAAGCAAGTGAATATAATCATTCATTTGAAAGAGAGTTTTATTATGTTTTGACACATGGAATTTTACATATTTTAGGCTATGATCATATAGAAAAAGAAGATAAAAAAATTATGAGAGAAAGAGAAGAAGCTATACTTTTTTCCTTTGGTTATACTAGAGATTATAAATAA
- a CDS encoding HD family phosphohydrolase, translating into MKKFTIFGFKFLFDIKKKDSSDEERYSDSYFLKEKVFYLILALFLITISSKIPILFRNNNYMTGDVVKSDIYSPKTIVFRDKIGKDKLIQDMIDRLDKDYIYSSEAADIYIEEFDNFHKEIIAIKKGNLKSFDYSGFERKTGKVMPEGIINKLLEEDEEKIDETFSKLTTQLENAYKAGIYKEKNSIRINEPAKTDIEALEPFEREIINNFLIPNYIYDEAKTRNTINEKVSQINDQYIEIKAGTLIAKTGEVLTDRKIDILDRLGIYNYKMSIFIIALNLIFLLVISSIFNVVTTKFYSKEILEKNKYRSIMLLTIATLLVFRIVPSSMIYLLPLDTMLLLLLFIVKPRFSVFLTMIVISYMLPITDYDLKYFTIQSIAIFATGFLSKNISTRSSVIAIGIQLAILKILLYLILSFFSVEESYGVALNTIKIFISGLFSGMFAIALLPYFERTFNILTVFKLMELADLSHPLLRKLSIEAPGTFQHSMMVATLSENAVIEIGGDPTFTRVACYYHDIGKTKRPQYYVENQTDGKNLHNDISPFMSKMIILAHTREGAEMAKKYKIPKEIRDIMFEHQGTTLLAYFYNKAKEIDPNIQEEEFRYSGPKPQTKESAVILLADSIEAAVRSLDVKDPVKIEQMVRKIVDSKIRDNQLSDANITFREVEIIVNSFLKTFGAIYHERIKYPGQK; encoded by the coding sequence ATGAAAAAGTTTACTATATTTGGATTTAAGTTTCTTTTTGATATTAAGAAAAAAGATAGTTCAGATGAAGAAAGATATTCAGATAGTTATTTTCTAAAAGAAAAAGTATTTTATTTGATATTAGCATTATTTTTAATTACTATTTCATCAAAAATACCTATACTTTTTAGAAATAACAACTATATGACAGGAGATGTTGTAAAATCAGATATTTATTCTCCTAAGACAATCGTTTTTAGGGATAAAATTGGAAAAGATAAATTAATTCAAGATATGATAGATCGTTTAGATAAGGATTATATCTATTCCAGTGAAGCTGCTGATATATATATAGAAGAATTTGATAACTTTCATAAAGAAATCATAGCAATAAAAAAAGGAAATTTAAAATCTTTTGATTACAGTGGTTTTGAAAGAAAAACTGGTAAAGTTATGCCAGAAGGAATAATAAATAAGTTGTTAGAAGAAGATGAAGAAAAAATAGATGAAACATTTTCTAAATTGACAACTCAGCTTGAAAATGCTTATAAAGCAGGTATTTATAAAGAAAAAAATTCTATTCGTATAAATGAACCAGCTAAAACTGATATAGAAGCATTGGAACCTTTTGAAAGAGAAATTATAAATAATTTTTTAATACCTAATTATATTTATGATGAGGCTAAGACAAGAAATACAATAAATGAAAAGGTTTCTCAAATAAATGATCAATATATTGAAATAAAAGCTGGAACTTTAATAGCTAAAACAGGAGAAGTTTTAACTGACAGAAAAATAGATATTTTAGATAGATTAGGTATCTATAATTATAAAATGAGTATTTTTATAATTGCATTAAATTTAATATTCCTATTAGTTATTTCAAGTATATTTAATGTTGTAACTACAAAGTTTTATAGTAAAGAAATACTAGAAAAAAATAAGTATAGATCTATTATGTTACTGACAATAGCAACATTATTAGTATTTAGAATTGTTCCTAGCTCAATGATATATCTATTACCATTGGATACAATGTTATTACTTTTATTATTTATAGTAAAACCAAGATTTAGTGTATTTTTAACTATGATAGTTATTTCATATATGCTACCAATAACAGATTATGATTTAAAATATTTTACAATTCAGTCAATAGCAATTTTTGCAACTGGATTTTTAAGTAAAAATATAAGTACTCGTTCTTCTGTAATTGCGATAGGTATCCAACTTGCAATATTGAAGATATTATTATATTTAATTTTAAGTTTCTTCTCAGTTGAAGAAAGTTATGGTGTAGCTTTAAATACTATTAAGATATTTATTTCAGGTCTATTCTCTGGAATGTTTGCAATAGCATTACTTCCATATTTTGAAAGAACATTTAATATATTGACAGTATTTAAACTTATGGAATTAGCAGATTTGTCACATCCTTTATTAAGAAAATTATCAATAGAAGCACCAGGAACTTTCCAACATTCAATGATGGTTGCTACTCTTTCTGAAAATGCTGTTATTGAAATTGGAGGAGATCCTACATTTACAAGAGTTGCTTGTTACTATCATGATATAGGAAAAACAAAAAGACCTCAATATTATGTAGAAAATCAAACTGATGGTAAAAATTTACATAATGATATATCTCCTTTTATGAGTAAAATGATTATTTTAGCTCATACTAGAGAAGGGGCTGAAATGGCTAAAAAATATAAAATTCCTAAAGAAATTAGAGATATTATGTTTGAACACCAAGGGACTACATTACTTGCTTATTTCTATAATAAAGCAAAAGAGATTGATCCAAATATCCAAGAAGAAGAATTTAGATATTCTGGACCTAAACCTCAAACAAAAGAATCAGCAGTCATATTACTTGCAGATTCAATAGAAGCTGCTGTTAGATCTCTTGATGTAAAAGATCCTGTCAAAATTGAGCAAATGGTTAGAAAAATAGTTGATTCAAAGATTAGAGATAATCAGTTATCTGATGCAAATATTACATTTAGAGAAGTTGAAATTATAGTAAATTCGTTCTTAAAAACTTTTGGTGCTATTTACCATGAAAGAATAAAATATCCAGGACAAAAATAA